The following proteins are encoded in a genomic region of Cervus elaphus chromosome 15, mCerEla1.1, whole genome shotgun sequence:
- the LOC122709038 gene encoding DNA-directed RNA polymerase II subunit RPB4, which produces MAAGGSDPRSGDVEEDASQLIFPKEFETAETLLNSEVHMLLEHRKQQNESAEDEQELSEVFMKTLNYTARFSRFKNRETIASVRSLLLQKKLHKFELACLANLCPETAEESKALIPSLEGRFEDEELQQILDDIQTKRSFQY; this is translated from the coding sequence ATGGCGGCAGGCGGTAGCGATCCGCGCTCTGGAGATGTAGAGGAGGACGCATCACAACTCATCTTTCCCAAAGAGTTTGAAACAGCTGAGACGCTTCTGAATTCGGAAGTTCATATGCTTCTTGAGCATCGAAAGCAGCAGAATGAGAGTGCAGAGGATGAGCAGGAACTTTCCGAGGTCTTCATGAAAACTTTAAATTACACTGCCCGTTTCAGTCGTTTCAAAAACAGAGAGACCATTGCCAGTGTCCGTAGCTTGCTGCTCCAGAAGAAGCTTCATAAGTTTGAGTTGGCCTGTTTAGCCAACCTTTGTCCAGAGACTGCTGAGGAGTCCAAGGCTCTGATCCCAAGCCTGGAGGGGCGGTTTGAAGACGAGGAGCTACAGCAGATCCTTGATGACATCCAGACCAAGCGCAGCTTCCAATATTAG